AAGTATATGTTCGAGGTCTATCTTTCGTTACACAATCGTCGGGATTGGAAAGAATAGGCTTCGGCTTTTTTACATTCATCCTGTATGAATATTAATCATTGTTTGGGCGATTGGAGACTCCGCCACTACTAGACTGACTGTAGCTAGTAGAAAAGTAACCGTTAACATAGAAGCAAGTACTTTTTTCAATGTAGATTCACCTCACTCTTTTACTTGTTAAATCTTAGTATATCACACAAATAGTTCCATTTTTCATTTGACCCAAAATACAATCGAAGGAGCAGAATATATGAAACCCATTGGAAGTACGCTCGCTTACCTGCGAAAGAATTTAAACATGAGTCAACGCGCTTTTAAAAACATCAAGCAAAGTACAATCGGCAATATTGAAGTGAATAACACGGTACCGCGCGTGAATACGTTTCTGGATATCATCAGCGAATTGCATGTGAGTTTAGACGAATTTATGTTCATATTAAATGGCTATGCTTATGATGAGCGTACCACACTGTTCAAAGATGTACGTGCCATGCGACATAGTTTGTATGCCAAAGAGAATGTCGAATTGAAACACCGTATAGAACAATACGTAGAGAATAACCCGCGCGACATGTTCATACAAGATTTAAAAGTCATCTTAGATAGTTACATTGAGATAAGCGAGTCGGATACGTATGAAATTGACTCTCCGAAATCGTTTGCTATTTATGATCGTATCGAAGAACAAAAAATATGGACGTATGAACAGATTTACGTCATGTCCAAACTGTTTTACATTTTCCCAGAAAAACGCGCACTGGAAATTGTGCAACGAATCGACAAAGAATTCGAAAAATATAATTCGTATGAGAATATACAAGGCACGCGAATCGCTTTCTTGCTGAATGCTGGTGGCTATCGTATTTCCAAGAGATTGTATGCTACGGCGTTACCGCTTGTCGAAAAAGCCAGAGATTTGTCATATGCAGCCGATAATTTAGTCACCATGTCGTTTGCCAATGCAGAAATAGCAAAAGTGAAGCATGCTCATGGTGAAATAGAAGAGGCGCAAATCTTGATAGACAATGCGATTGCAATTCTGTCATTAAGTAAGAAACAACAATTAGCCGATGATATTGATCATTCTTGGAGGAACTTTATTACCGAATTAGAAGCGGCTCCGGTAAATTGAGTTTGCCGGTCTATGCTAGAAATTGTATAATAAAGGTGCTAGAAAAATGAGAGGAAGCTTTTTAAGAAAAAATAATGAAAGGATGGAATGTGTTACATACTTTTCAGGATGCGTGGCAGGGGAATCGGTCACGACAGCGATTAGGACTCGTGGAAGAAACGATGACGGAAGAATGGCAGAAGCGGAAAAAACAGATGTACGCCGTGGATGATGCGATACAGGAATCGCATCGCGCTCACCAGCGAGCTAAATTTGCATCGAAGGAGGCTGATGCGCATGCCACGGATTGAGATTGGGGAAGTACGTTATTTTGTGGAACAGTTTTTAAGAGAAAGTAAACGATTACGAGATGCGTTGCGGGATTACCGGAAAGCCGTCGCGAAGTTAGTGGCGGATGGTGAGATTAAAGGCGAATTTGTCGATAGCGCGAAAAGCTATTATGAAACGGTGCACTATCCCATCGTAGACACGACCATCGAGTGTTTGAGTGAAGCGGATCGGATTTTGAAGAAGTATGTGCAGGACTTTGAAGCGCAGGTGGATGATGCGTTTGACTCGCGATTGGATTCGGATAAATTAGATGCGCTGTATGCGGAAATCAGGCGGTCAGAGAATTTGTTGGATGACTTCACGCACGCGATGGATTCGATGACGGGCAACTTGAACCTTGGGCAACAGATAGGCATGAAGCTGGGACTGGAAACGTCGATGATGCAAATCAAAGAGGAGATCAAGATTTTAGAACGGTATCTGGATTTTGAGCATAGTCATACGAACGTGATGCACGATGTTTTATCGCGGATGTATCAGGTGAAGACGGGCGTGAATGAAATCCTAGCCAGAAAAGCATTCAATGCGACAACACACACCTACGATTCCAGTAAAATGCAATTGGGCTGGCTGAACCATCTAGTACCAGAGAAGAAGCCGAAGAAAACGTATAATTTCGATGATTACACGAAGACGCTGGAAGGTAGCTATTGGATCTTAAGCAAAAAGGGCATCACGAATCGCGAAACCGCAGAAGCAAGCATTGCCTATAATGATGGTTTAAAAGATGGTACAATTAAAGTGACATCCGAAGAAACTGGCGATTTCATGACGGATTATATGCTAGATGCAATGAAGGGTATCAATACACTTAATCCCGATGTACCTTTAACTAAAATGCAGAGTATTTCTATTGTCTCTTTTGTTCTATTAGGCGGAGTAGCTATGAAATCAAAAGGGATTAAGGTGCCTAAAAGCAATGTCAGTAAAATATATAGTAATGTGAAGCTTAAAGGGACATCTAGTAGAATTGTTCTTAATGATAATAGCCATTTTTTGAGTGAATTTGAATTAAAGCCAAATGTTAAGTACGATAGTAAAGGATATATGTATAAGACAGATGAGCTTAGCAGAGTTAAACAAGCTAAAGGTAAACTGACAGCTGTGAACGGTACAAGGAATACCACTCATCAACTTAAGGCGGGTGGAGAAGATCGTATTATAGCTCCTAGTACACAAGGAGATCATGGTGGACATTTAATAGCGACTAGATTTAATGGGTCGCCACTTATTGATAATATTGTTGCCATGAACGGAAATGTAAACGTTAGTGCATATAAGCAAATCGAAAATAAATGGGCAGCTGCGTTATCGCAAGGTAAAGAAGTAATTGTCGATATTAGACCTGAGTATCTTGGTACATCCAAACGACCAGTAGCGTTTAATATCAATTATTCAATAGATGGAGAAAAAGTATCAAGGAGGCTATTAAATGAGTATGGAAGCAAATAAAATGGAGACTAAAATACTAGACGAATTATATCAAAAGATCGCAACACAGGTCATAGAGACAATACCAGAAGCATGGGATAAATTTAAGCTTTATTCCGAGGTGGATAAATATAGCGATTCAACAATGTTTTACTATTATCCTAAAAATAGTAAGGAACCAATCTATAGTCTGGACATTGAAGACATAGATGGTGTGGATGAAGATATAACACAAGATAATTTAAGCCAATTGAGTAATTTATTGAGAGATTTGTGGGAAGAGTTTATAAGAAATGAACATGAGCCATGGACTAATTTAACATTTGAGGTAGATGCAGAAGGCGATTTCACTATCGATTATGATTATACGGATTTGGATGCGGGTAAATATGATCATTTTGAGAGAGTTATCGTTTGGAAATATGAGCATCTAGGTATCTTGCCTAAAGCTGGGCGGGATGATGAATTGAGTATGGTAGAGGCTTATATTGCGAACAAAAATAAATGAGTAATGAAAATGTTAATTCACTTTATCAGGAAATAGCGACAGAACTCAATATGATAATTCCAGAGCAATGGAGTGAGGTTCTATTATATTCAGAGGTGGAAGAACACAGTGACGCAACTTTCTTTTACTAAATAGTACACCGATATATAGCTTGGATATTGAGGATATAGAGGGTGTAGACGTAGAAGGGGTAGATAACGGTTTGAGCAATTTAAGTGATCTATTAAGAAAACTTTGGAATGAATTTATTGTAAACAAACAAGAAACATGGAAAAGTCTAAACTTCACTTTAAATTCAAAGGGCAAATTTAACATCCAATACAGCTATGAAGATTTAGAGAAAGATGGCTATGATTATGTTGATCGCATAGCTATTTGGGAATATGAGAAATTAAACATGTTACCCAAACCGACTGATATAAGTGGTATAGAACTAATTGAAAACTATAAAAAGAAATCTAGCAAGGGGAAATAGTATTAAAAATCGTTTGCCGCTAAGGAGCAACGGATATGCATAAAATTAAAGGTTTTGGCACATTGTCAATGCAAGAGATTATTAGGTTAGAAAAAGAGATGCAACTAAAATTTCCAGAAGACTATAAACAATTTTTGGTGAATAAAAATGGTGGGGTTCCAGCAGAAAATTATTTGTCTATGATAATCCCATCTAATGGCGAAGAGATTGTTTTAGGCGCGTTATTGGGAGTTAACGAAAATGATAATTTTGATTTAGAAAGCTGGTATAAAGAGTACGGTGATGAATTGATGGAGTCAGCATTAATCATAGGGACAGAATATGGCTCTGGATTATTTATTCTAATATGTGAAGGGGATCAAGAAGGAATATATTTTTGGGATAATGGGCAAGAATTAGAAGGGTCTAGTGATGAGGAGAATGTTTATAAGTTGGCAACTCCGTTTAGCACTTTTATCTCTGGACTAAAACCAGAAAAATAGTTCTATAGAATGATAAATTTAGAAAGCTAGTTACAGTAGAGAGGGTATTAAATGAGTATGGAAGCATTGTATCAAGAAATAGCTAATCAAGTGAATAATGTTATTCCAGAGGACTGGAGCCGGTTCTTACTTTACTCTGAAATGGATCAATACAGAGGAGCAACTTTCTTTTATTATTATCTGGTTGAAGGCAAAGATCCCATCTATAGTTTGGATATTGAAGATATGGAGCACATTGATATGGATGAAGTTCAAAATGGACTGAGCAATTTAAATGGATTATTAAGAGATTTATGGAATGAATTTATTGATAATAAACAAGAACCATGGAAAAGTTTAAATCTAAGTCTGGATTCTGAGGGCAAGTTCAATATTCAATACAGCTACGATGACTTGGAGAAGGATGGCTATGATTATATTGAGCGGGTTAAAATTTGGAAGTATGAAAAACTAGGTATCCTGCCTAACATTAAGGATGTAAGTGGTTGCAAGTTAATT
The sequence above is drawn from the Listeria weihenstephanensis genome and encodes:
- a CDS encoding SMI1/KNR4 family protein, with product MHKIKGFGTLSMQEIIRLEKEMQLKFPEDYKQFLVNKNGGVPAENYLSMIIPSNGEEIVLGALLGVNENDNFDLESWYKEYGDELMESALIIGTEYGSGLFILICEGDQEGIYFWDNGQELEGSSDEENVYKLATPFSTFISGLKPEK
- a CDS encoding immunity protein YezG family protein codes for the protein MYSLDIEDIEGVDVEGVDNGLSNLSDLLRKLWNEFIVNKQETWKSLNFTLNSKGKFNIQYSYEDLEKDGYDYVDRIAIWEYEKLNMLPKPTDISGIELIENYKKKSSKGK
- a CDS encoding helix-turn-helix domain-containing protein, producing MKPIGSTLAYLRKNLNMSQRAFKNIKQSTIGNIEVNNTVPRVNTFLDIISELHVSLDEFMFILNGYAYDERTTLFKDVRAMRHSLYAKENVELKHRIEQYVENNPRDMFIQDLKVILDSYIEISESDTYEIDSPKSFAIYDRIEEQKIWTYEQIYVMSKLFYIFPEKRALEIVQRIDKEFEKYNSYENIQGTRIAFLLNAGGYRISKRLYATALPLVEKARDLSYAADNLVTMSFANAEIAKVKHAHGEIEEAQILIDNAIAILSLSKKQQLADDIDHSWRNFITELEAAPVN
- a CDS encoding immunity protein YezG family protein produces the protein MSMEALYQEIANQVNNVIPEDWSRFLLYSEMDQYRGATFFYYYLVEGKDPIYSLDIEDMEHIDMDEVQNGLSNLNGLLRDLWNEFIDNKQEPWKSLNLSLDSEGKFNIQYSYDDLEKDGYDYIERVKIWKYEKLGILPNIKDVSGCKLIEKYKKDASKKK
- a CDS encoding immunity protein YezG family protein, whose amino-acid sequence is MSMEANKMETKILDELYQKIATQVIETIPEAWDKFKLYSEVDKYSDSTMFYYYPKNSKEPIYSLDIEDIDGVDEDITQDNLSQLSNLLRDLWEEFIRNEHEPWTNLTFEVDAEGDFTIDYDYTDLDAGKYDHFERVIVWKYEHLGILPKAGRDDELSMVEAYIANKNK
- a CDS encoding DNA/RNA non-specific endonuclease; translated protein: MPRIEIGEVRYFVEQFLRESKRLRDALRDYRKAVAKLVADGEIKGEFVDSAKSYYETVHYPIVDTTIECLSEADRILKKYVQDFEAQVDDAFDSRLDSDKLDALYAEIRRSENLLDDFTHAMDSMTGNLNLGQQIGMKLGLETSMMQIKEEIKILERYLDFEHSHTNVMHDVLSRMYQVKTGVNEILARKAFNATTHTYDSSKMQLGWLNHLVPEKKPKKTYNFDDYTKTLEGSYWILSKKGITNRETAEASIAYNDGLKDGTIKVTSEETGDFMTDYMLDAMKGINTLNPDVPLTKMQSISIVSFVLLGGVAMKSKGIKVPKSNVSKIYSNVKLKGTSSRIVLNDNSHFLSEFELKPNVKYDSKGYMYKTDELSRVKQAKGKLTAVNGTRNTTHQLKAGGEDRIIAPSTQGDHGGHLIATRFNGSPLIDNIVAMNGNVNVSAYKQIENKWAAALSQGKEVIVDIRPEYLGTSKRPVAFNINYSIDGEKVSRRLLNEYGSK
- a CDS encoding immunity protein YezG family protein — protein: MSNENVNSLYQEIATELNMIIPEQWSEVLLYSEVEEHSDATFFY